Part of the Streptomyces europaeiscabiei genome is shown below.
CTCGCGCGCTTGTCCCATGATCCACCTCCTGCACAGGGGATCACCCGTTTCATTGTCTCACCGCCCGCCTATCCTGGCCGGGCGGGAACCGTTCGACCGCCGGTCGGTTCCCTGCCCGGTCCCGGCCGGTTCCGTTCGATTCCGTACCGCCCCAGGAGCAGCTCATGGCCACCGCCGCACCGTCCGCCGCCTCACGCATCGCCGTCGTCACCGGTGCGAGCAGCGGGATCGGCGCCGCCACGGCCCGGCAGCTTGCCGCGGCGGGGTACCGCGTCGTGCTGACCGCACGCCGCAAGGACCGTATCGAGGCGCTGGCCGAGGAGATCAACGACGGCGGCGGGCAGGCCACCGCGTACCCCCTGGACGTCACGGACCGCGCGGCGGTCGACGAGTTCGCGACCGCGTTCAAGAAGATCGGTGTGCTGGTCAACAACGCGGGCGGCGCGCTGGGCGCCGACCCGGTCGCGACCGGCGATCCGGCCGACTGGCGCACGATGTACGAGACGAACGTCATCGGCACCCTCCACATCACCCAGGCCCTGCTGCCCGCGCTGACCGCGAGCGGTGACGGCACGGTGGTCGTGGTGTCGTCGACGGCGGGGCACGGGACGTACGAGGGCGGCGCGGGCTATGTCGCCGCCAAGCACGGCACGCACGTCCTCGCCGAGACGCTGCGGCTGGAGATCGTCGGCACACCGGTCCGGGTCATCGAGATCGCGCCCGGCATGGTGAAGACGGACGAGTTCGCCCTGACCCGCTTCGGCGGCGACGCGGAGAAGGCGGCGCGCGTCTACGACGGCGTCGCCGAGCCCCTGACCGCCGACGACGTCGCCGACACGATCACCTGGGCGGTCA
Proteins encoded:
- a CDS encoding SDR family NAD(P)-dependent oxidoreductase, whose protein sequence is MATAAPSAASRIAVVTGASSGIGAATARQLAAAGYRVVLTARRKDRIEALAEEINDGGGQATAYPLDVTDRAAVDEFATAFKKIGVLVNNAGGALGADPVATGDPADWRTMYETNVIGTLHITQALLPALTASGDGTVVVVSSTAGHGTYEGGAGYVAAKHGTHVLAETLRLEIVGTPVRVIEIAPGMVKTDEFALTRFGGDAEKAARVYDGVAEPLTADDVADTITWAVTRPSHVNVDLLVLRPRAQASNTKVHREL